Sequence from the Castanea sativa cultivar Marrone di Chiusa Pesio chromosome 12, ASM4071231v1 genome:
CACCTCATGAAAATCAagtctttaaaactcgatttgctaCAGTGAAATCAAGTCCTTTGGACTCGATTTCTTATATTAGAAACtaaaatagtttcaaaccttggctaactaataatatagtttggattttataattatttttaaaaaaatactttttttaaaaaaaaactttgcgttttctttgacttcttttCTTAGAACGAAAAAGTGTTAATTGTGAGTTGACAAAGAGCTTCAATCGGGTGTTGTGTACTCTTTGGTTTCTTGTTCACATTTCGCCATGCCACCTTTTATTTTGtccttttttgttgtttcttttggCCTTGGTAGGTTCTTCTTTTACTCTTCTTTCCCACAAATAGTtatagttttgagttttgacaacTTTGCTATGGCCACATATcacaatttattacaatttttttttttcaattaatgaGATGATAAgtgggtttcaattagctcaacttGTAAAGTTTATAATCAttgaataagaaaattttcacctatactaaaaattaattggtatcttagtctgataataaataGTTATCATAAAAAATGAACGCTATAAGTTACAACCATAtatcacaaaataataataataataaaaaaatataatttgtgaGTAATAGACAACCTCTAAGTTTCAGCATATGACTTCATGCCATAGGCCAATAGGCCAATATTGTAGTGTTTAAATCAATAAAGAAAGAATGTCATTGTCCATTgccccttccccccccccccccccaaaaaaaggaataaagaaaTTTTGGGAATCAATTGAGAAGCAATCACAAACTGTTAAAATGTGTGAATGACACTTTAGAATTTGACGTCTCACATTTATAATACATTAATTTTTGCAATTTatgcttcttcttttattaCATCATATTGTGTTTCTAACTTCTactaaaataaagaagaagaaaaaagaagaagagaaatgacTCTTAGAAACACCAACACACACAACTGCACGCACACATTTTGCATTGAAATCTAGTGCAAAATGTGTGTGTACAATTGTGTATAATAAACActaacacaccaaaaaaaaaaaaaaaaaactctttgctTAAGCTTAGCATAAAGTGTTTCCTACATAATAAatgttgttggatttttttatatttcccatgaaaatatattaaaattttcctattataatttattaactatTGTTCTAAAGGCATCCGTTAACATAACTAAATGTAATATAATAGTATCTAACTACGAGAAGGCTGGCAAGTTATGCAAGAAATTTATAAGGAGATGGATTGAACAAGTTCCCAAGTTTTTATAATACAAATTGGCTTATGATGATAATCAGCCCGTATGGGCTTGTCCATGGAAAAGTAAGGTtcataaaagatagaaaatgttGTTGTGGAAAGTGGCCATGTAAGTTCTCCATGGAATTTTCAACGGATGCCAGTTAGGTTAAAATGTATGCTGTCTATGTGAAAGGGAGCTAGAAACAAGCACTTTTGGTTATGTGTGTGCATGCGGGCGCGTATGAAGTGCCTAGGTTAGTATGGTTTGGTTCACAGTGGTATGTGAAATTGGATAAGTTAAAGACTAGTTTTGCAATTGTTTATAACTCCAGTTGAAACGCTAAAAGATGATCCATACCGGGAGCTATCCTTACAAATATGAGCTTGTATTGTAGCTGTTTTGTGGACCATAGGAACAAGGCCTGTTTTGAAAACCACCCAGTAGTTCCAACTGGTGTGGTTAGGGCAATTAAAACCTTGAATGTCTTGTTGTTAGGCCCACAAGACAAGAGAAGTTAAAGGAAGCTATAAAAAACTTATTGAGGGTTCTGGGGTGGATATATACTAGTGAATGCAAATGCATCCTAGAAAAATGGGAAGGTGTAGTTGTCAAAACGTGAAtcgtattttaatttttttgtatcgTATTTTATATCGTATCATATATTGTAAGATACATAAATatttactaaaaattattttaaaaaatttatagatataCACATATAAATGgaatattcatcatatattcggaatttattcaattaatgagTAATTTAATAtcacttatgtaataatatttaacaagctaaataaatcaaattgaCATTTGTTTATAATATACATATCTGAAttgattaaactaaaaaatgataatatatgaCAAAtaatccaaaataataatttaatttcatcATCTTGTCTAATCAACCCCATCTAAGTTTGTGTTGTTATTATGTTCATcattttgcaaatttatttttcattgaaattttctttatcATCATCAACATTTAATATCTCTTATTgttctttcattttaataattttttaaaatattttttcaaggCATTCTAACTTCTTAGACttataacaacaataacaaaaataaaaataattatattgtcaattaatatcttattcataatatagaatagaattttgcaaatatgaaaGTGAAATGTAAGTGTGTAGTCCAAATTTTGTACGAGAAAGAGGGGGGAAAAAACTTATGGATTGGACATGTTATATTTTAATGGGTTAAATTAAGTAAcataataattttgtgttaaaacaagtctaataaatttttggattcaaataaaaacaaaaattttaaagcaCATGTTTATGTATCATATGATATGTACAATTTTATGATATGGTATAATTCATACGAAGTGCACCACTATATTGTACAATACGCCCTTACgatatattcattaaaaaaaaaactcccttATGATATGAAACTCTTTGTGTATGATATTAACAACTATAGGGAAGGCAATTGCGCCAGCCTTAGGCCAACTGTTCTAGGCCTAGGTTTcctattagaaaaaaataaataaaaaagtcattTAAAAGTAAGAATaagatatattaaatatataaaaaatgtaatataaaacaCAAGTTAAATAcattatttaaatgatatttaaatacaaaatgcTCATTTAAACACTAGTTAAATAGGATTTAAATCCGTACAATTACCCTCTTTTCCTCTCATAACAAACTTTTATCAcactcattttttatttctaaatttttaactgCTCAAATCATTGAATGCTTATTAAAAATCCTTTTATGATTCTCAGTTGGGATATCATGCAAATAAGTCAAGACGTTAGAGAGCTACACGTGGTAAGTAATGGTGACTGGATAATGTTTTCCTGGTCGGGAACAAAAATAGGAGGTCTTTTAACAACTATGTCACTattgtataattattttttgtactgGGTTACTTTTGTTACGGTTTCTATAAATAGGAATGGCAATTTTGCTCCGCTCTGCATAACTCGTCTCTTCCCGCTTCATCTCGTGTGGGTTTTTCCCACCCCGCAAAGGTGGTGGGGTagggatggggcaagattttagcgTTACACCACGGGGTAGGTtggggatgggtttagactttttagactcACCCCACCCCACCCTGCCCTGCTTTACTAAgagttataattgtaaatttttcataccctaaaaccctactattgaaacaaacatatcaatattagctaattttattctacccaatgttgttctttgccttttttttttttttttgtcatgtttTATACTATgagatatttatttttattttttatgattgtcttgttaaacgcttggatatattattcaattttttctaaaaattaatttgatttgatggaataaatttagttgtaatttcaagtatatttttataaatgaaataggttttattaaaaaaaaattgtactagttgtatggaaaattaacaaaaagtagagttttacaagATGGGGCGAGGCTTTGCGGGGCCccaaggggcggggatggggtgaGAAAGTTTTCTGCGTCATGTTGGGGGGGGCAAGAACGAAGATCCCTTCCTTTGGACCCACCCTGCCCCATTCTCATCCCTAATAAAATGGGCTTTCCCTTTCTCTGCACTAGTTTCCTTTAACCTGAATGAATGCCTTTCAGATCGTTGTACCAACATTAATGCACTGAAATGTTGTTAGAattggatttatttatttattttatatacaagatagaatttctactctaacctaatctaagtgtatatgtgtatgaagctccctttcgaagacttgaaccccgacctttacccccacaccccacaagtacttatacttgtggaatgaccaccgcaccaagggtgcgcggtggtagaattggaaaattcttaagtactccTAGAGTATGAAAAAATGATACTTCCTCCTCTCAATTTTATGGTGGACTCCACActgaatttaatgagtggaccctaccataaatgtgagaggagggagtatcATTCTCTGTACTATGAgagtacctaaaaattactcaATAGAATTACGCAATTAAGTGTGTTTGGAGCctttaatcattaaaaaaaatggcttCTAATATACAACACATTTTTACTTGGAAATACTGCCCTATGCTTATGGCTCCTCCTACGGATGAAGCGAAAATGGCAGTTTTTAGTATTCTTTTAAATAGTGATCTAAGTCTATAGATGAAATATTTATAACGTCTTCAaatgtatatttattatatatttatttgatattattttcttattaatatgcttaatttttataattaagtaATAATTTGCATTAGTcgctattatttatttttacattatttttattgaataaaatgttattcattgtgcataattttatattttcaaaaaattatgttacAAGAGTGTGTGGAATGAGTAAAGGAGAAAGGAGGTTAAACTTGAATTAAAGAGGAACTAAATAGCCATTAATATCATGCATAAATGTTTAAGGAGGTGTAGCTAAATCGCTTGGGCTTGGGGAGTATACCATGATAGGAATGTTCAAATTAAggatagaaataaaaaagacacaatttgaaaaggaaaaaaaagagagatttgaGCATTAATCAGTATTTTGGGTGATAGTCTATTCAGTTCTTAGAACTCAATTACGGGTTATGATATCAAATACGATACTCTTTTCATACGATACAATACAATACATGTGAATAATGCCCATTAGTCTATTGAGATCCATCATATAGTTTAACTGATTTATTATATTGCTATTACTAACATAACTCTAAGAGCatgtttggtagattgtaataggtgttgtaatgtaatagttattcatatggtttagttattctttagtttggttatatttttattacaaggaataatcatttcttatgaatagctattcattaaaatgatgaataattaattattcCTCTTTAAAAGGTTCTATTAGCTATTCCTTAGTAAgtgtaataatttcaaaatttaatatatttccaaataaacaaactttccatatacatctaacaattataaaaataaaaaattataaaaaataacacatatttctcttaaatttaaaaataacaatttttaaggagatataattgtatgagtaagaaatttcctaaaataaatgttaagtttcattctaatgttataactcacaaccaaactaataaatgggtttagttattacattacaacacattttattcatagtaataaatattacaattcctATCGTTTATATTTCAAACGATATTCCAATCCTTTTCAAGCTTGCATTTGAGCAGTAAAATTTGACTCTCAGGAAGAACCACAGTAACCATGAGTCCATTTCCACAACCACCTTCCCCTTTGCCATTTATAGGCCCTGGAAGCACCAAAACTGCCCCTTCATCACCAACCCCATTTATTACATAATTTGCAAAAATGGGTCTATGTCCATTTATTTCCAATCCATAAACCTTAGCCTCTTCCAAATTTAGCAGTGTCAAGTTTGCACCACATACTATACAATCAACTTCTCCATTTTCATTCTCCACCATTTCTTCAATCAAACTATTCTCACCCACTCTCTTCTCAGCTATTAGCTTTACCACCTGCCACAAATCATCTTTGACCCCAGATAAATCTGCTTCAACTATGCTTATCACCATGCCATTACTTGGAAATTCATTTTCCcaattgggttttttgtttgaaCAAATTGTGACAGTACTTGGACCTATCTCTTCCCTAATGTCACATAAATATTTCCATATTACAGCAGAGAGAACATCGAAATGTGACACTTTGGCTGCTTGGTACTCTCTTGCACAAATTTTTGTTACCATATGGTGAAGTTGTTTTTCATGGACTTGGAAATAGCATGTTTCCAATCTACAATTACTAGTAGTTTTCCAGAAATCTCCTTGTGGGTCAACTCTTTTAATAGAGGTTGCTTTCTTGCGAGTTGAAGGTGGGAATTTGGACTTACCTGGATTTGCCACGTGGAGACGTTTTGGTGGCTTGTTACCAGAGATCATCTGGCCCCACATATTGATGAAATTAGAGGCTGAGAATGCATCTCCAAGAACATGGGCCCAGCTGAGTCCCATACACATTCCTCCACATTTGAACCAAGTGAACTGATTGCAAATTTGCAAGCCATGACCACACGAAAATAGCAGTTAATAATTAAGATTTTACCAAACGAGAGAGGGATTTaattcatttaataataataataataataaaagaattgaaagggAAAGAGGACTTATCTTTCCACGTGAAACAAATTAAATGTAGGCAAGCTCCTACAAATTCTTATCATCCAATATATAAGTCtagattttaaatatattttacaatCTTTGGGGCCAtaagtttttaacaaaaagtgaTATGATAGTGTCTGTGataaactcataaaaaaaaaatcaataatattttgtcaattcacagttatgaaatttattatgacaaaatttgtgcAAGTAGTTTTCCTAAGTTAATGTTATGGATTTatacttttaattaaaagtatTTGAATGCAGTATCatttacaaacaaaaatttattgatgaaaaagTAAATTAGAAATCATTATGTTCAAATTAGTTGCATATGCATTTGGTAAAACTAAATTCTCAATGTTCAAATGCAATatgtaatatttaatatgatttctaaatctcataagtcataatctttattattagatAGAACTGCAAAATCACCATAAAATTTGAATCAATGCAGTTATGTGGGGAAGATGGACATTTGTCGTTAATTTACAAACTATGCAGTAAAATGCCtgtattttgaaactatttagcaaaatggcCATATTATTTAAACTCAACtttaacaaaatcgagttctatgtaaaatttgatattctcaaaatcaagttctaTGTAAAACTTGATATCCTCAAAATCAAGTTCtagatatatttttaagtggaaTTCAACATTAGCAATGTTaagtttcacttaaattttcaaaaaagatttaagtggcaaaatatgcatagaactcGACATTGTTAATGTCGAGATCCACTTGTAACTCGATTTTATTacaattgagtttaaaaaataaggacattttgctaaatagtttcaaaataagggcATTTTACTGCATAGTTGGCAAATTATGGACAAATGCTCATTTTTTCCCCAATTATCTTTGATAAGACTGTATACTTCACTAGGTGAGTGAGTGGTGAAGGTACGTTGAATAGAATTTAGAGTTCTATATTATCATAGAATAGTACTAACCTACATTACTTTTTGTATATCaccaaaattaacatttcattaactaattaaaaattttcttaaaaaaactaattaaaaatgaACTCTCAAAATCTATATCATGATCACATTACATTACAGAAAATTTACATTctacatttttatttgaaaaatattaataaccACAATAAATACAAATTGAATGATTTAAAGGGTCacaatggaaaaaataataatttaaaagtaAGTGATAGAATTTGAAAATAGATTGATAATTCATTCTAATCACTTGCTCTTGTATGAactgttagttttttttttttttttttttttttttaaggttatgAAAAATGGACCCATGTCATTACTGCATGACTTTAAAAATGGACCCATGTATATCAAAAGTTATTGTTTGTTATGAAGAGGGGACACATGTCATTATTGCATGTTTTGAAAATAGACATATGTAATCATTATATGTGTTATCAATTCAGCTTTTACAGTATACATAGACTCATTAAAGAATGAATACAATTTGTTATTAACCTGCAAATTGcaagtaaaaatttattaaaatatgatttttttttatctcctatttttctctaaatatgaaatttgattataatggtaattattaataggcatctaaattgatgtttttgttcttaaactattaaaaatgttacaataatcaattttcaatttacaaatttggtttttttattcctaaattgTTGTAAAAAGCTCTTTTTTCATTCCTAAATTCATGGAAAAATCTCTTAAAAgattttagggatgaaaaacaaattttataaattttatggatGAAAAGTGAAATCATTTCATTCAAGGTTTAGAGACTAATATTTTAGccataagtataaaaaaaaaaaaaaaaaaaaaattaaggcctGCACAATTGATAGACGTGAGCAGTGATTGCAATTGTACATACCAATGTACAGTTAATTAgtattaaaatgttaaattattactaattttattacaaaaatttataattaatatgatAATTACTATcacatcaataaaataatttataatctaGCATTTTTATAAATCCTCATAGTAAATTTTATACTATAACAACTCTACAAATCCTAatggtaaaaaatttatagtatcaAAGTATAAGCTCATGCAAACCGTTACACACATGAGTGACATGACACAACagtactaaaaaaatataaataaaaaataaatcatattattgTTGTGTGAACTGCAAAGCATACGATCATGGAGTTCTTTAAATACTTTccgtaaaataaataaataaataaaatcatagaATACTTTACATTGTTTACAACTACCTAACCCTCTTGAGGTTGATTATGTAaccttataaatttttttagtatttttcaaaaagatatCTAGAGTGtaaatttttcttcctttaacacttgaagtaagaaaaatgaaataaaagaatgTGTGTAAAGTGTAATAATTAAGGTGCATTAAAtgtattattaaataatatttttatacattaaaaaaaaagagttctaCGGTGTAcatatgaccaaaaaaaaaaaaagacttaacttGAATCATTAAtaagtgtattttttattttttatttttaaaatgtattatAACTCacaatttaacatttattaatCTTGTATTCTATGCCAACACTTGTTAACAAAAGccaagtaaaaacaaaaacaaaacattatgTTGTATGAATCATCCAATCGGAAGTATTGTACAGTTACAGCCACTTAAGTAAACTCTCCCAAGTCCCAACGTTAATTAAGAGGTGACCGCCAACACAAAACATGAAAAGGACCCTGTTGTAGCTGtcaaggttttctttttatgaatGGTTTTATTGGTTTATTAGATGAGTAAGAGCATCCCCATCCTGGGTTGCAAATGCCACATGTAAGGATAGGATTAAGGCATTAAAAGTGGCCAATATCCAGTCTtgtaaaattgtaataaaatttggcGTTGTGTTACAGTTCCATGGTAAATATACTAttgtataaattataatatattttattcataaatgatggtgattttaagatatattattttattatgtaaaaatattattttaatgtgttatattgtaaaataaaaattaggatgttgggaATATTATAAAATGAGGATTGAGATCAGGTGCACCTTATGCAATTACTTTTAATGGCTGAGATTGATAGTTTGTAAAAAACAACTTTTAATCTCaaccattaattaaaaaaagtttaaaaaaaaccttatgagaagtaaaaagtaaaagttgaaaaagtaaaaagtaagaaaaaaaattgaattgggTATCGCACTGGATCCTAATCCGTAAAATAgtaaatataattgataaaatagttttttgagatggtaaaataggataagATGCATTTTCTAGATGCGAATGCTCTAATGCTAAGATCATCATTTTTTATGAGTAAATTATTCGTTATTTTTACTTTACTACTTATAACTTGCTATAAGTAATTTGTGGTAAAAATTATAGTCCTAACATTTTCCTTATTTGATGGGTTttattaatgaaagtttttaggataatataataaagtaataaaccattttataaaaattttgatacaacttctatgtaaaatataatataaaaaatattaaaatgatttattaacaaatgaaTTCAATTCATCCCCcaacattttacattttacaGGTATACACGGTACGATTAATGAATACGCATTGAATATTATGGGTGAGTTTCAATTCCTAATTTCCAAAATAGTGGCCGGTAAAGGCTGAAATAAATGAATCTATTGAATGCTTTCACATCGGTCATCAATATTCTATATGCTAACCTATGGTAACtctacatacaaaaaaaaaaaaaatatatatatatatatatatatatatatttatatatatataaagaggtgctattttcataatatttttataatattttcacaacaaattataggtggttagttgttattggttcaaatttgaacctaacactaagattacttttttgccctaagAATAACAAGAcattaacaacttgtcatttaagatttgttgtaaaaatactgtgaaaatgttgtgaacttattattaatatatatgtatatatatgaagaatgctagagatacaaactattttacaaatttttttacaaattgttgatgtgatgagtaattattagtaaatgaaaaagtgatattaatgatgaatttagataaaaaccaataagaggttgaccatatcaatattttgtaaaaatattttaaaatagcttgtggttgtagcattactctctctctctctctctctctctctctctctctctctctctctctctctctctctctctctctctctctctctctctctctctctctctctatatatatatatatatatatatatatatatatatatatatatatatatatatatatgctaacCTACGAATGGCATATCAATTCCACTATAGCCTAAGGGCTTGTTTATTAAGGAGAGAAGAAGAGTaaaggggagtagagtagagttggttgAAAATAGGTTAATTTTGGGCCAAATATGTTCTACTCTACTTTACTCTCCCTCAGTCCAAAAAGACCATAAGGCTTTACATAATtctattgaatatatatatatatatatatatatatatatatatatatatatatatatatatatatatttgtcaaatCTGTTTGAAAAGAATTTCTTTCAATTCTTTACTTAGCTACTTATAAAATTGTTTGTGTGATTTTATTAATAGTGTGGGGGTAAAAACTCTTGAACAAACATTTGGGTTTTGAGTCTGgttggctggtaccagtttgttttttatcAGGGGCCTTcaggcccacaagtcaatctgcattgtaaaggtccgaggagctgtccgaggaggaatgtctcctcaaACAGGCCCGGCGATGACCTTGGGACTTGTTAAAcgggttaaaggcagaattttagaaaaaaaactgatgggtaagagggtaatccaagcaccctctagaagCGAGGAtgtaagagaaatatctaaggaaaagactgataccaccacattaaagaccctacatcTACTTCCCTGGTCgaattaatgaggaaatgacctctgaacagtaggattcagcctccctgctattatttgaagacttcaaggtGGCGGCGGATGTGACAAATATCTAGGaagaagatttgtatgacacgtggatgaactaGTGAAGGAGAAGTATATAATGAAACGAGAGTGGAAAGAGAAAGGGATCGACACTTTCTACtgagaaaaaatagaaattaagaGTTGTAAACTttgacatagaaagagaatatatatatacaaatagtCCTCGACTTATGTTCGAGGAGTTCTCTTTGTTGTATTCGTTcaccatttgcatagattgtggcactttAACTTGCTAATCAAACTttcaacatcccgaacctagatttcaaatccatactctacaaatcttattgcataaggctcattgggtctgagcccaaCACATGTttttgggtctgggtacaattgtgcacctACAAATAGTCACATGgtagttgaattttttttttttttctttaaactagTTTGGCggttaacttttattttttcatcctAAATGATCAGTTTTACTAGTTTCAATTTACAAGTTTGTTTCCATACTTATTTTGTTCAAATATAATTATACCTAAACAAATATGATATTCAAAAAAGttatatcaaagaaaataacaaaataaactcATGGAAGTAAGCTTATCCAGCATGTTTGGAAGAGCTTATTTTTCATGGTTTGTTggattcaaaaattaaattgaactTAGTATACGTTTCGATAggaattattttgttttttgcgttttcctcttctttttaattgatgTATGCGTTTCAGCTTTTAGGAGACAATATACATTGTTCACGCACTGTTTATAGAACCCACAAtcactttattaaaaaaaaatattaaaaataagttctacgacactatttatacatttaaaaattattttactacagtatttttaattttcaatttttagcaaaataagctcTATCGGATCTTTAATTTTAAAGAGtaaaactttgaaaatttgCTCATAAGTTCATGCAATAAACTGAAAAGGTTGTAAACAAGTTCAAGCAACGAGAGTAAAGCAAATGACCAAAAGAGTTAGAGGTGTTACCTGTATAAAGACGAGAGGTGAGAAACTAAGATCAGGACCAAGAGCCTGATGATAAGCAAGACCATCAAGCAATGAGTGATCCTCCATGGCTAAAGCTTCATCAATGGTTTTGTCACTCTTTGCCTCAACAATTCTCACACCACTGTCGTTGCACTTGATGAAAGGCTTGCCTGTTTCTGATCTCCTAACCCTCCCTGATGCCATGAAATAAAGGTCAAGCAATGGGAACATGGGTTTCTTCAAGTCCTGTATTGAGAGCCCTTGGACTGCCTCACTTGTGAAGAAGTAAACCCCATGAATGTAATGGAGCTTCATGACCAAGTCCATTTTTGTGAGCTCATGAACATTGTTCTCATCACTCGCTGTGGCTGGCACCACAGTTGATAGCTTAATGTTAGAAACCATTCCCATGTCCCTGTGTTTTTTAGATGTCTTTTGGAGTTAGGACTGCCCTTTATAATGAGTTTTTcgttttttggaaaataataatgGGCTGTGAATacagaaagaaaagaagcagTTGGTGGGTACATTAATTGCCTATGTACCTTTTGGTTATCGTTTTCAGTATCTTAAATTCTTAATAA
This genomic interval carries:
- the LOC142621347 gene encoding protein ECERIFERUM 2-like — its product is MGMVSNIKLSTVVPATASDENNVHELTKMDLVMKLHYIHGVYFFTSEAVQGLSIQDLKKPMFPLLDLYFMASGRVRRSETGKPFIKCNDSGVRIVEAKSDKTIDEALAMEDHSLLDGLAYHQALGPDLSFSPLVFIQFTWFKCGGMCMGLSWAHVLGDAFSASNFINMWGQMISGNKPPKRLHVANPGKSKFPPSTRKKATSIKRVDPQGDFWKTTSNCRLETCYFQVHEKQLHHMVTKICAREYQAAKVSHFDVLSAVIWKYLCDIREEIGPSTVTICSNKKPNWENEFPSNGMVISIVEADLSGVKDDLWQVVKLIAEKRVGENSLIEEMVENENGEVDCIVCGANLTLLNLEEAKVYGLEINGHRPIFANYVINGVGDEGAVLVLPGPINGKGEGGCGNGLMVTVVLPESQILLLKCKLEKDWNIV